The proteins below are encoded in one region of Berryella intestinalis:
- the rplV gene encoding 50S ribosomal protein L22 has protein sequence MEARAIARYVRVSPRKARVVVDLVRGKSVVQAREILAFTNRGIAECVEKTLNSAVANAENLHHVRPESLVVKEAYVDEGPTLKRIRPRAKGSASRIRKRSSHITIVVGTREEA, from the coding sequence ATGGAAGCTAGAGCTATCGCACGTTACGTGCGTGTTTCGCCCCGCAAGGCGCGCGTCGTCGTCGATCTGGTCCGCGGCAAATCCGTGGTGCAGGCTCGCGAGATCCTCGCGTTCACGAACCGCGGCATCGCCGAGTGCGTCGAGAAGACCCTGAATTCCGCGGTCGCCAATGCCGAGAACCTTCATCATGTCCGTCCGGAGTCCCTCGTCGTCAAGGAAGCCTATGTCGACGAAGGCCCGACCTTGAAGCGCATTCGTCCGCGCGCGAAGGGTTCCGCTTCACGTATTCGCAAGCGTTCGAGCCACATCACCATCGTTGTTGGCACGCGAGAGGAGGCATAA
- the rpsC gene encoding 30S ribosomal protein S3, with the protein MGQKVSPTGFRLGITEDWRSRWYAGKDYAANLENDIAIRSFLERELSRASVSRVEIERAGDKTKVIITTARPGVVIGKKGSEIDALRKKLQNIATGTVSVEVIEVKSPELDATLVAQSIAEQLEGRVAFRRAMRKAVQSAMKSGAKGIRIQCAGRLGGAEMSRREWYREGRVPLHTLRAKIDYGTHTAATTMGSIGVQVWIYHGEVLPGQKAPQPALEGSARPNRARRNNHRGDRNERGAK; encoded by the coding sequence ATGGGTCAGAAAGTAAGCCCTACCGGTTTCCGTCTCGGCATCACCGAGGATTGGCGTAGCCGCTGGTATGCGGGCAAGGATTACGCCGCCAACCTCGAGAACGACATCGCCATCCGCTCGTTCCTCGAGCGCGAGCTGTCCCGTGCCTCGGTCTCCCGCGTCGAGATCGAGCGCGCCGGCGACAAGACCAAGGTCATCATCACCACGGCCCGTCCCGGCGTCGTGATCGGCAAGAAGGGTTCGGAGATCGACGCTCTGCGCAAGAAGCTGCAAAACATCGCGACGGGAACCGTTTCGGTCGAGGTCATCGAGGTCAAAAGCCCCGAGCTGGACGCCACCCTGGTCGCCCAGTCCATCGCCGAGCAGCTGGAGGGCCGCGTCGCCTTCCGCCGCGCCATGCGCAAGGCCGTTCAGTCCGCGATGAAAAGCGGTGCCAAGGGCATCCGCATCCAGTGCGCCGGCCGCCTGGGCGGCGCCGAGATGAGCCGTCGCGAGTGGTATCGCGAGGGCCGCGTGCCGCTGCACACGCTGCGTGCCAAGATCGACTACGGCACTCACACCGCAGCGACTACCATGGGCTCCATCGGGGTTCAGGTTTGGATCTATCATGGCGAGGTCCTGCCGGGCCAGAAGGCTCCGCAGCCTGCTCTCGAGGGCAGCGCTCGCCCGAATCGCGCTCGTCGCAACAACCACCGCGGCGACCGCAACGAGAGGGGTGCTAAGTAG